Proteins from one Puntigrus tetrazona isolate hp1 chromosome 10, ASM1883169v1, whole genome shotgun sequence genomic window:
- the LOC122352548 gene encoding olfactory receptor 10G4-like → MANENFTLHTFIITGFDHLQNQKLLGFLILITYMLILLGNGINLCIILTDRHLHKPMYILICNLAVVDIMFSSSCSTTMISVLLAEIKTISYYSCISSMFFYHLGDVTICMALTLMAIDRLIAIRLPLRYHNIVTNSRTCLLIFLSWLFGFAVIGYIASLVDSVPYCRQPVIKYVFCDHPSLIRAACVDPEPYFFVPVIISMWLLCGQFPFIVCTYAVLAYSVTKLSNNSSKKQMISTCSSHLIVLFSFYAPKLVSILLTRIGVVLNLTERNAVLIVASLIPPLINPTVYCTRTKEIRKRIADVFLHKKIVPHHLKVISIALLS, encoded by the coding sequence ATGGCAAATGAAAATTTCACTTTACACACCTTTATAATCACTGGATTTGATCACCTGCAGAACCAAAAGCTCCTCGGATTCCTCATCTTAATAACCTACATGCTCATATTGCTTGGCAACGGCATCAATCTGTGTATTATTTTGACTGACAGACATTTACACAAACCGATGTATATATTAATCTGTAATCTAGCTGTTGTTGACATAATGTTCTCTTCTAGCTGCAGCACAACCATGATCTCAGTGCTGCTGGCTGAGATTAAAACTATTTCATACTACTCTTGTATCTCAAGTATGTTCTTTTATCATCTTGGTGATGTTACGATTTGTATGGCTCTGACATTAATGGCAATAGATCGACTCATTGCTATCAGGCTTCCATTAAGATACCACAACATTGTAACAAATTCACGAACATGTCtgcttatttttctttcctgGCTCTTTGGTTTTGCTGTTATAGGTTATATAGCATCATTGGTAGACAGTGTTCCATATTGTCGCCAGCCTGTCATTAAATATGTGTTCTGTGATCATCCTTCCCTTATCAGAGCTGCTTGTGTTGATCCTGAACCATATTTTTTTGTACCTGTAATTATAAGTATGTGGTTGTTGTGTGGACAGTTTCCTTTTATTGTATGTACCTATGCTGTCCTGGCCTACAGTGTGACTAAACTCTCCAACAACTcaagcaaaaaacaaatgatCAGCACCTGCTCCAGTCACCTCATTgtcttatttagtttttatgcacCAAAGCTGGTCTCTATTTTACTAACTCGAATAGGAGTTGTGCTCAATTTAACCGAGCGAAATGCAGTTTTGATTGTAGCCTCTCTAATTCCTCCCTTAATAAACCCCACTGTTTACTGCACCAGAACTAAAGAGATCAGGAAACGAATAGCAGATGTGTTTTTGCACAAGAAAATAGTACCACATCATTTAAAGGTAATTTCAATTGCTTTATTGTCTTAA